One Deltaproteobacteria bacterium genomic region harbors:
- a CDS encoding SDR family oxidoreductase: protein MKLKDKVAVITGAAQGIGRATALMMGHEGAKIVVADLQAEKAQAVVSELQTIGAEALAVEVNVADETSVKRMAQSAFKRFGRTDILVNVAGIYFPKASVVDLSEEDWDRTIDINVGSNFLCCREFVPAMRAQKSGRIISLASGIGHYGMRQFSHYAASKAAVMGFVKALAREVGPDGITVNAICPGSANTSMPRQHRSEEEVMTRLRSTPLPHVLEPEDIAGSILFLASDAAAFITGQSYNINSGNYMF from the coding sequence ATGAAACTCAAGGACAAAGTTGCCGTGATTACTGGCGCGGCTCAGGGGATCGGCCGGGCGACCGCACTAATGATGGGGCACGAAGGCGCGAAGATTGTCGTCGCCGACTTGCAGGCCGAAAAAGCCCAAGCGGTGGTGAGCGAGCTGCAAACCATCGGCGCCGAAGCGTTGGCGGTGGAAGTCAACGTCGCCGACGAAACTTCAGTCAAACGCATGGCACAGAGCGCGTTCAAACGATTCGGCCGCACCGATATTCTGGTCAACGTAGCCGGCATTTATTTCCCCAAAGCCTCGGTGGTCGATTTGAGCGAAGAAGATTGGGATCGCACGATCGATATCAACGTCGGCAGCAATTTTCTTTGTTGCCGAGAGTTCGTGCCGGCGATGCGCGCGCAAAAAAGCGGGCGCATCATTAGTCTAGCATCGGGCATCGGTCACTACGGCATGCGCCAGTTCTCGCACTATGCGGCATCGAAAGCCGCGGTGATGGGATTCGTCAAAGCGCTGGCCCGCGAAGTCGGACCGGACGGCATCACCGTCAACGCCATCTGCCCCGGCTCGGCGAATACTTCCATGCCGCGCCAACACCGCTCCGAAGAAGAAGTCATGACGCGGCTGCGCTCCACACCGTTGCCCCATGTGCTTGAACCCGAAGATATCGCCGGCTCGATTCTTTTCCTGGCGAGCGACGCCGCGGCGTTCATCACCGGCCAGTCGTATAATATTAATTCCGGGAACTACATGTTCTAG
- a CDS encoding hydantoinase/oxoprolinase family protein, with protein sequence MNYTVGVDIGGTFTDCVALDEQGTVTLGKALSTPEDFALGALNAVADAARHLGLAGDQELLAATKFFFHACTVADNTLITRSGPKTGLLTTEGFGDTLLIMRGRTTEGLTESEAFRASTQSKPDPIVPRALIEEVAERIDYKGSVLIRLEEKEIARAVDALVSRGAQSIAIALLWSLANDAHERALADFIRRHYPSFYVSLSSEIAPFLGEYERTATTVFNAYVGPKIAAYLRRLGEILESKGLRREPLVMQAYGGVLGIDDTCKNAVGTIESGPAAGIIGSRFIGAQLGVSHVLATDMGGTTFKVGVIRDGTVEMDHRPIFMRYQLFLSKIWVESIGAGGGSIVWIDPESGLLKVGPQGAGASPGPICYGLGGSEVTVSDADLILGYLNDDCFLGGRMKLDKQRALKVFEEKIAGPMHMSVAEAASGIYRITNSHMSDLIRRSTVERGYDPRDFTLFAFGGAAPVHAGRYAAELGIKEIVVPLTASVHGAAGLVSSDVIYNYGRSERLSVPAELKRVEEIFSGLVGRARAALTTAGFKDSDMKITRSLDMRYRQQVHELNIPFPAGTAEIKEADLEAIYQRFDEFYELTYGAGAGYREAGKEIMAFRVAAIGALSKPKLRKYPLEKNHAAAALKSERQVYFEEHRDFVSTKIYDYGRLQPGSEIAGPAIIETPITTIVINPNDRAIVDEYLNVRIHLSE encoded by the coding sequence ATGAACTACACCGTGGGCGTCGATATTGGCGGGACTTTTACCGATTGTGTGGCACTGGATGAGCAGGGCACGGTGACTTTGGGTAAGGCGTTATCGACGCCTGAGGATTTCGCCCTCGGCGCGCTCAATGCCGTGGCCGATGCGGCGCGTCATCTCGGCCTCGCCGGCGATCAAGAGCTATTAGCCGCGACGAAGTTTTTTTTCCATGCCTGTACGGTCGCGGACAATACTCTGATTACCCGCAGCGGACCGAAGACCGGGTTGCTGACCACGGAGGGATTCGGCGATACCTTGTTGATCATGCGCGGCCGGACCACCGAGGGGCTCACGGAAAGCGAAGCCTTTCGCGCGTCGACTCAAAGCAAGCCCGATCCGATCGTGCCGCGCGCGCTGATCGAAGAGGTAGCCGAGCGCATCGATTACAAAGGTTCGGTGCTGATTCGTTTGGAAGAAAAGGAAATCGCCCGCGCCGTCGATGCGCTGGTCAGCCGCGGCGCTCAGTCAATCGCCATCGCGCTGTTATGGTCGCTTGCCAATGACGCGCATGAGCGCGCCTTGGCTGATTTCATTAGACGGCACTACCCCTCTTTCTACGTGAGTCTCTCCAGTGAAATCGCGCCGTTCTTGGGCGAATACGAACGCACCGCGACCACGGTCTTCAACGCCTACGTCGGTCCGAAGATCGCCGCCTATCTTCGGCGGCTCGGCGAAATTCTCGAGTCGAAGGGTTTGCGGCGCGAGCCGCTAGTGATGCAAGCTTACGGCGGCGTACTCGGTATCGACGACACCTGCAAGAATGCCGTTGGCACCATTGAGTCCGGCCCAGCCGCCGGAATCATCGGTAGCCGCTTCATCGGCGCGCAACTCGGGGTCTCCCATGTTTTAGCTACGGACATGGGTGGGACGACTTTCAAAGTCGGTGTGATTCGCGATGGCACGGTCGAAATGGACCATCGGCCCATCTTCATGCGCTATCAATTGTTTCTTTCCAAAATTTGGGTGGAGTCGATCGGCGCGGGCGGCGGGAGCATCGTCTGGATCGATCCGGAAAGCGGACTGCTCAAGGTCGGCCCCCAGGGCGCGGGAGCGAGCCCAGGTCCGATATGTTACGGCCTGGGCGGCAGCGAAGTGACGGTTTCCGACGCCGATCTGATTCTTGGTTATCTCAACGACGACTGTTTCCTCGGCGGGCGGATGAAATTGGACAAACAGCGGGCGCTCAAAGTCTTTGAGGAAAAAATCGCCGGGCCGATGCACATGTCAGTCGCCGAGGCGGCGAGCGGTATCTATCGCATCACCAACTCGCATATGAGCGATCTGATCCGCCGCTCCACCGTCGAGCGCGGCTACGATCCGCGCGACTTCACGCTCTTCGCTTTCGGCGGCGCCGCGCCGGTGCATGCCGGCAGATATGCCGCGGAGTTGGGGATCAAAGAAATCGTCGTGCCGCTGACCGCGTCGGTGCACGGCGCCGCCGGTTTGGTCAGCTCGGACGTGATCTACAACTACGGTCGGTCCGAGCGCCTGTCGGTGCCGGCCGAACTGAAACGAGTCGAAGAAATTTTTTCCGGCTTGGTCGGGCGTGCTCGGGCCGCGCTCACAACGGCCGGTTTCAAGGACAGTGACATGAAGATCACCAGGAGCCTCGACATGCGTTACCGTCAGCAGGTCCATGAGCTTAACATTCCATTCCCAGCGGGAACCGCGGAGATCAAGGAGGCGGATCTCGAAGCGATTTATCAGCGCTTCGATGAGTTCTACGAGCTTACTTACGGTGCCGGCGCGGGCTACCGCGAAGCGGGCAAGGAGATCATGGCCTTTCGCGTCGCGGCGATCGGTGCGTTGAGCAAACCGAAGTTGCGAAAATATCCGCTGGAGAAAAATCATGCCGCGGCCGCACTCAAGAGCGAGAGGCAAGTCTATTTCGAAGAGCATCGTGATTTCGTGTCGACTAAGATTTACGATTATGGCCGCTTGCAGCCGGGCAGCGAGATCGCCGGCCCGGCGATTATCGAAACGCCGATCACCACCATCGTGATCAATCCCAACGATCGCGCTATCGTCGACGAGTATCTAAACGTGCGCATCCATCTGAGCGAGTGA
- a CDS encoding SDR family oxidoreductase: MTQVALITGGGGGIGGAVAHRLAAAGITVIIADYDRGAAETVKSEIAAAGGQTDALALDVTVAGQVKAAVADVAKRFGRIDILANIAGGSAYTKRIEEFTWAQWQEVMHANLKGTFLMCREVAPLMQKQKSGRIINTASNYGVTGSALRTPYAAAKAGIITFTKSLALELAPDLVRANTVAPGPTDTPRVMEKESLEARKLRWWSQIPLGRTALPRDLAEMYYFLTTPESAAITGQTFHVNGGVVMP; the protein is encoded by the coding sequence TTGACTCAAGTAGCACTCATTACCGGAGGGGGCGGCGGCATTGGCGGCGCGGTGGCGCATCGCCTGGCGGCTGCCGGCATTACAGTTATCATCGCCGACTACGACCGAGGCGCGGCGGAAACAGTTAAGAGCGAGATTGCCGCCGCCGGCGGCCAGACCGATGCGTTGGCGCTCGACGTGACCGTGGCAGGGCAAGTGAAGGCGGCGGTTGCCGACGTGGCAAAACGATTTGGCCGCATCGATATACTTGCCAATATCGCTGGCGGCAGCGCGTATACCAAGCGCATCGAAGAGTTTACCTGGGCGCAGTGGCAAGAGGTGATGCACGCCAACTTGAAAGGAACGTTTCTCATGTGCCGCGAAGTTGCGCCGCTCATGCAAAAACAAAAAAGCGGAAGGATCATCAACACGGCGTCGAACTATGGCGTCACCGGCTCGGCCTTGCGCACGCCCTATGCGGCGGCGAAGGCCGGCATCATTACCTTCACTAAATCGTTGGCATTAGAGTTGGCTCCCGATCTGGTGCGCGCCAACACCGTCGCGCCGGGACCGACGGACACGCCGCGGGTAATGGAGAAAGAATCGCTCGAAGCGCGCAAGCTGCGTTGGTGGTCGCAGATCCCGCTCGGCCGCACCGCGCTGCCGCGAGATTTGGCTGAGATGTATTATTTTCTAACGACGCCGGAAAGCGCGGCGATTACCGGCCAAACCTTTCACGTTAACGGCGGGGTGGTGATGCCATGA